A region of Lycium barbarum isolate Lr01 chromosome 1, ASM1917538v2, whole genome shotgun sequence DNA encodes the following proteins:
- the LOC132610679 gene encoding uncharacterized protein LOC132610679, whose protein sequence is MVKRLLHPLIQLFKATLPSHQRLEKKTEDAKCQKFYDKLKQLSMNIPFMDAIKEMSRFAKYFKELLTNKRSVKHDTVSVTHRVSSIISTTNVQKKEDPRAFTIPCSVGQNDFVRALCDNGASINVMPLAIFKQSGFGIPRPTSSQLQMTDRSIKRPVAVVDDVLVWVGDFLFLVNFLILDYAVDRDIPIILRRPFPTTERVLMDSEKNEIKF, encoded by the coding sequence ATGGTAAAAAGGCTTCTTCATCCTTTGATTCAATTATTTAAAGCCACACTTCCCTCTCATCAGAGGTTGGAAAAGAAGACCGAAGATGCTAAATGTCAGAAGTTCTATGATAAGTTGAAGCAACTTTCCATGAACATCCCTTTTATGGATGCTATCAAAGAGATGTCCAGATTTGCAAAGTATTTTAAAGAATTGCTGACAAATAAGAGGTCGGTGAAGCATGACACTGTGAGTGTGACTCACCGTGTTAGCTCTATTATATCCACCACCAATGTTCAAAAGAAGGAGGATCCAAGGGCCTTTACTATTCCTTGTTCGGTTGGTCAGAATGATTTTGTTCGCGCTttatgtgataacggggctagcataaatgtCATGCCTCTTGCTATTTTTAAGCAATCGGGTTTTGGAATTCCTAGACCTACTTCTAGTCAATTACAGATGACTGACAGATCTATTAAGAGACCGGTTGCTGTGGTAGATGATGTTCTTGTATGGGTTGGTGATTTTCTGTTCCTCGTGAATTTTTTGATTCTGGATtatgctgttgatcgggacattcccaTTATTTTGAGGAGACCTTTCCCTACCACGGAAAGGGTTCTTATGGATtcggaaaagaatgaaataaaattctga